The Carassius auratus strain Wakin chromosome 7, ASM336829v1, whole genome shotgun sequence genome contains the following window.
CAGCGGTCAGATACTCGAGCACAGCCGCCAGATAGACGGGAGCTCCGGCACCGACGCGCTCTGCGTAGTTCCCCTTGCGGAGAAGTCTGTGAACACGACCGACGGGGAACTGCAGCCCTGCTCTGGAGGAGCGAGTCTTGGCCTTCGCTCTCGCTTTGCCCCCGGTTTTGCCTCTTCCACTCATTCTCAGTTACAAAGTACTTCAATGTTACAAGAGAGAAATAATAGCTTGCTGCCTGGAACACGCTGTGCTGATTTTAAAAGAGTGTGCCAGTCGCCCATTGGTTTAGACCTTGTAATATTTTAAACCAATCACTGAACTTCCCTCCAACATCCACCGCCAAAGCCACGCCTCCACATCTGCGCGCGGACTGAGCAGTGAGCAGCATTTAGAATTACAAattaggacaatggaagcaatcaaaaccaacaaaacagCAATTATGTACAAGTGttataaaaaaaagtctcagttaaatgcagtacatgtagaaaggtttatttatttatttatttatttgcattaacgttatttaataataaaaattaaaaaactaaacaatagaCCAAGGCAGTGTTAATCAACAAAACAGCAATGATGTACAActgttataacaagtctcagtttaaCGCagtacaagtatttttttttttttttcttgcattaacgttatatagtaataataataataaaataataataataatgtaagttCAGGTGGTGTTAAGAGGCCCTCTTTtgcttgttattttatataatataaataaaaacagataataTACAAAACTTTAGAAAAGCTACTgtaagcattatttattattattacttccaCTAATAGTGTAAGTGCAGGCCTTTCTTTTGCTCTTTCTTCGGAGTTTGTGGGTGGCTCTGAAAAGAGCCGTTGGGGAAGAAAACGGAAGAGATTTATTTCTTCTTGGGAGCTGCCTTTTTAGGCTTCACAGCTTTAGGCTTTGCCGTCTTGGGTTTGGCGGTCTTGGCCTTTTTGGGGCTCTTTGCTGCCTTCTTGGGCGCCGCGGGCTTCTTCGCTTTCTTGGGGCTCTTCGTCGCCTTCTTGGGGCTCTTTGTGGCCTTCTTAGCGGCGGCGGGTTTCTTGGCCTTCTTGGGGGATTTCTTAGCGGCGGGCTTCTTTGCAGCTGCGCTCTTGGGCTTCTTGGCAGCAGCGGGTTTCTTGGCCGCGGGCTTCTTGGCTTTAGGAGCCGCTTTCTTCTTGGTCTCGGTCTGCTTCTTGCTGATCTTGAAGGAGCCGGAGGCGCCGGTCCCTTTGACCTGCAGCAGGGCGCCTTTAGTCACCAGGCTCTTGAGGGCGAGCTTGACGCGGGAGTTGTTCTTCTCCACGTCGTAGCCGCCGGCGGCGAGAGCTTTCTTCAGGGCGGCGAGGGACACTCCGCTCCTCTCCTTGGACGCGGACACGGCTTTGAGGATCAGCTCACTGACGCCGGGACCTGCTTTCTTGGCTTTGGCGGCGGACTTCTTCTTGGGCGCTTTGGCCGGCGGAGCGGCGGCTGCTGGAGCGGTTTCTGCCATTTCTCGGAGCGGAATCACAGTCTTTCAAACACTGAGTTTAATGAGTGTCGCTCGAGCAGCGCCGCGCTCTTAAACAACACATGAGAACCTTATAGACTCAACCCGCCCGCTCGCTGTCTGCGCGCCTCCGAGAGCCGCTCGCGCTTGTGTTTTCTTCTCCTACATTTAGGGGCAAAACTCGAGTGTTAAAATAGTTTAGCGCAGTAGAAACAAAGTCAGCATCAAGCAGAGGTCCTTGGCTTTCTGTGGAGACTAAAACCCGCGACGAGGAAATGTTGGTTTCGCCCCGGTCAGATCAAACTCGAGGCGAGCATCAGCCACGGAACAGAGCCGAGTGTAAATCTAATGCTTTATTTAAGTGTTAAAGGTTGAAGAAAGACAGAAATCGTCCTCTTTGTGTTTCAGAAACAGTTCGAGAGTGGTTTAATTGAATGAGCATCAGTGAGTGTGGTGTACAGTGTTTGATACAGCTGTAGTTTTGTGCAGCTTGAAGCACAAACAGGTCCGGGGCTCCTCATCCTTTATTCAGCCGATAGACTACATGAAATACTAATACTATATGAAATACTATATGAGATGTTTTAATTGAATTAGCAACCACAATAGTTATAGTAATCACTTCAGTATTATTTCGGTAAAAACATCTTCAGTGGCTGATGTATAAAGTGAGTTGTAAGAAAGACCCCGGTCGGCATTTCAACCTTGAAACAACGTCAGATACCAGGGTTGAATCAACGTAGAATTACCTTTCGATTTAGCAAagaaattggatcaacgttgataTTGTGACgttgtttcaccgtcttaccttcaTCACAGGTGAATTATGGCCGTTATGGAGACCTTGGATTAACGTTGAATGATGTGTTGATTTTGCAAAGTAAATCTATGTTGATTCACCGTCGTACCGTGCAccataaatacacacactgtATGTTAAGTTAGagcctagtttgcatttagatcaacactgtACATGATAAACGCTagaaatctaatgactggcagcaatggttTTACAACTCAATAAACTATCACATGCTCCAAAtttttaaacagcaattttattttggaaacatgtatagaaaatatgaaaataatccaAAACTTTATTTTGCAGAATATGTATggatgtattgtaaaaaaaaaaaaaaaaacatgtcgaATAACAAAGGTTTTGTGAAATAATTtagcatataaatgtatattttgcacTACACATGCAAGAGAAACCCTTCCaactttatgactgaaaccagctgatctttttttttttttggtgtgaaaaacagtttctgtaaaaaaaaaaaaataataataataataataataatagacttgagatgtgcagtgaaaatgtgttgaacagttcgagaagggaatCTTCAGCCAGGGTCTCTGTAACCAACCCTATAACAGGAAGATGAGGACGATTCCAAGAGTCCAGTGTTAAAGGGGACACACTGAGGACATTTCTAACCCAGACTGTGTCTTTTTTCTCTAGTGTGTAAGGGAGAATGTGATTTCTACTGAAGGGGACTCTAAAATGTTGGAAGCAATAGCCTCGTGCAcatagtgtggttgtgcttcggtcGATCCTTGAAACAGTCCCAGCTCCAGGTCCTTTCAGACACcgtccctcctctctctctcacttgtgACCTTTCTGTACTGTCCtgcagaaacaaaaacaacaaatataaatcctcataaaatatcaaatttgatattGTGACATATTTAACTGAAAGCGGAATGCAAAACAAATCACAATATTTtcaggttggaaacaaagtgatcaacactattcattaaacacttaatgtattcagatgaaagtttacaatataaaaataggatatatttttaggaaagctTTCATATTAAGAacacaattcagttcaagttgATATGCAtcacactttttacaatacaaatcattgcagagtaactttacagtaaattaagtttctataatatttatcttatcagtggtgactgtcagtttatgtgcatatggcagaaatgtacagaaaaaaatagattaaagacataatcaaacagatgatgaacactattaacaacaATCTGAACAAACAATTACATCTgcttaatatcaataaaaaaagtgCTTACAGGATTCCTAAAGAAAACAAAGCAATTGTAACCACTATCATCGTAGATATCTGCCAGAGAGTTTACTTTATTATGAGTCCATTGTGAACAATGAAGTGGAGTACTGCCTGagaaaagattattattgtggAAAACAGGAGAGTGCCATTTTGTGAACGTCTTTTAACATCCCTCTATGTGGAGATAAGGTGGGTTACAATGGGACCAAACCAAGATTTACACTGTCCAAGCAgagcccagaaaaaaaaaaaaaaaaaaacaacaacaacaagacgCTTCAATTTATACGATAAACAATAGATTCCTCAATTGCTCTCCAAGACACAGAGGCATCAGGATCAAATAAAACTGATGAAGGGTGGAGGGAAAAGGCTTGAGCATACAGTCTAAAGTCGGGGAAAGAAAGACCTGTAATCTACTGTGGTGTAAAGTAGTCTTTACTAAACTACTAAAGTAGTCTCCGATCGGAGAAGTGCAGCAGACTACACTCTACAAGATAAAgcttcagttgctgttgtttgtatagcaaatgaaaacatgttaggctttgaggtttttcttaaataggcttagaataaaattagtaggctaaaaaatctgcacatttcatgtcattgtagatcctacagtaaaattcaaatgtcattgaataaattaatttctgtttggtcaaaacaaaacaaaaataaataaataatatatatatataacttgcaagcaccactagcaaagaattcGCTGGATTAATGAACTCTGCTGTTTTAGGCTTAGattattaggctattataattatttagataaCGCATAGGCATAGgcataaatataaatgatcaGAAACAAATCGCTTCAACACGTCGAGTTGTTTTTGATTCAGTGTATCAAAGGAGTGGATTgaactcactcattaagacagtgactaTCTGCCACCTGGTGTCTGTTTTAGTTTCATAGTAAACGTAGGCTATAATTTCATTGATTCCATCATGTCATATTTATGTCTTCAAAATGTAGGCCTAAGACACTTCATAATATTTGTATGCACTTGTAGGCTaattgctatataaatgtaaatgcattaagaTCTCTTCTGTATTGATGGCTCTGATGAAGCTCTGGCTGCATTTAGTGGCTACAGTCTCATCCTCTAACTGAATTTATCGATGTGGATTAACGTGACTTTCATACATTTAATAAGGCTGTTGCTGTCAGTATTGTTTTTGGAAATTAGGCTACATTCAAATGCAATGGTCTCGTTTCAAAAGCATTGGCCAATATTCTTGCGTCGACTTCACTGTGGCCCAGTGGTGTTCAAACCCTGGGTCGCGACCCTCGGGTGGGTCGCCAGAATGAAAAAAATGAGTcgccagtgatttttttttatttattttttttaaactaaaataattaattccgttttctaatcataataataactttGAATAGAAGTACACTGAAAAATCattcaaatacatgcaaaaaaaaaaaaaaaaaaaaaaaatcttgtgcaCAATGTTGTTgacacagccatttttttttctcactgagaTGAAACATCTTAGGTAGCGTGACATTTGTATCccgtatttaatttatttaatgctgaACATGAGCAAGCCAAAGTCAAAAAGCAtttatgattttttcacaaaaaaagaggGCCAGAGACAGAGACCCCTTTAAATGAAGGAGCAGAAAACGCAGCCAGTCGTCAAACCCTGCCTCAAACAGCGGAGATCAGCAGGTAAGATAACGAAGGCGATGCATGTGAACAGAGTAGCAGTACTTGCCCAGCAAAGAAAAAGTTTGGGTTTGTCAACTGTTCGGAAGCAGTCCGTGCTGCAATACAATGTGCGTAATATGCGGTGAAAAGTGGGCAAATGAAAGTTTGAAACCAGCGTTCGCTCCAtcggcagcaacacacacacgcattaaaGAGTTCAGTGAACATGAGCCTTGTCTTctgtcacacacacgcacacactttcaGATCAATAGGATAAttgttttccttctttttccttattttttgcttttaaacagtttgtgtgagtgtgtgtgattttggTTGGGTGACAGTTTGTTActtgttctgttctgaatatcacatttaaaggatttgttgtggaatagcctatgttttgtgtattttttaagcATGCAGCAAATGATAGTAGGCTTTTAATTGGTTAAAATTCTTAAAATGATGGTTAATGGTTAAAAGGTTAATGAGCATCCCATAGCTAGATCAAATTAGTGCAGAATCAACTTTGCATTGCAATCGTGTCAATGATCATCCAGTGCACGTGCATCAAAAGCGgttgttattgttattcttaTGCTTGGCTTAAGAATAAGCCTATGGgtcgcgtaaaaaaaaaaaagggtcgctCTTGAAAAAGTTTGGAAACCACTACGGTAGCCTATGTGCCCTGCTTCCTTTCCGTGAGTTTTGAACGAAAAATGGAACGTCAGTGATCATTATTGTATTTCGCCACAGGGTGTCACTGTGGCCTCAACCCTTCGCCTTCGCTTACTCTGAGCTCGATTGCTATGTCTGAGGTAAACCACGCCCTCCTCATTACCCTACGCAGgaagaaataaatgaagaaataaataaatgtagaaatacataaatgtagaaataaataaatgtgcaaatgaataaatgtataaataaataaaagaagaaacaaataaaaatgtgaaaaaaataaatatatacttaaataaggaaatacatttataaataatcatttatttatttatttattttttgcttttccatgtgtgtgtgtgtgtgtgtgtgtgtgtgtgtgtgtgtgtgtgtgtatatatatataaattattgtagGCCGATaatgataattacatttttagatcTTACagatacctatatatatatatatatatatttatttattttttaatttaatttattaatttatttttatttttttcaatgaaaccAATTGTAATCTTTCAAGAAAcgtattaaaatatgaattaaaaccaaataaaatgtataaaaaataaataataaaaaataataagtgaatatataaaaaaaggcaacatctttgaatttgtttttaatatactgCATGTATTACTAACTGTTTTCTCCTATTTATTTTGCTGATCTGTAATTAATAATCTGGTTCCAGAGTTTTCGCTTCTGAAGTTTCCTTTTGCCATTCTGCCTCAGTTCTTGGGGGCGGGGCTAGCAGCAGTGTGTTCTTATTGGCTACTGAGTTTGTGATCGACAGCTTCATGACCTGGAAGTGAAAGTGTTGTGCCTGTTTGGATACGTCTATTCCTATTTAATTTCAgtaaagtaaaattatatattattttatcagtATGTATCTACTGCTGTACTACATTGTTGAGATTATTTCTTAGGAGTAGCACAGGTGAATgatatcatcattatcatcatcatcggCACCAATTTATGTTTCTACCGCTGGTTGGCCAAACTTTAATAATACCTAAATATATATCCAAATACAAAACCTAATGCATGCATGATATAAACTGGACTGTACAGCCATCTAGTGATTAGAGGACAATATTACAGATGGTAAATGGTGTTAGAAGACAGTCCCCATGTCCTAAGGATGAAAGTTTTTTCTGAATATGGGTTTATTGTAATAATGATGATTAATAATGTTTTCAACTCAAAAGTAAATATGCACACAATGtactttatatatacacacatatatattgctGAATTGTCAGGGAACGACCCAGCAAGTTCCACTCCCACATTAGTGGAGTCTAGAACCGTTCCCAGAAAGACAGTTCATTGTTTGGGCAACAACTGTCTCTTGCGTGGGTTTATGACCAACCTGAGGCGCTCTAAGTGACTGAGCATTACCTCTTTGTGAGTGTTCAGTTCCCGTTCTGATCTTGCTAAATCAAGCCAATTGTCAAGAACTTTGTGGGGCCAGGGACAGTCTAAAGGGAAGAACTGCATACTGATAGGCCACTCCCTCGAATGTGAATCTCAAGTCTATGACGGGGGGATATGTGgttgtgaaagtaagcatctttcaaatCCACAGTCAAAAACCAATCTTGGGGGCAGAAATGTGGCCCATCAACATCTTGAACGACTGCCGCATAAGAAAACGGTTCAGATGTTTGAGATCTAGAATTGGTCTGAGCCCGCCGTCTCTCTTTGGGATGAGGAAATAGTGGCTAGAAAAAACCTGCCGCACTGTTCGCTGCAGAAGTTTGAACAACGCCTCTGAAGCAGGGCAGTCTGTGAGTGTACTGTAGTGCGTAGCCTCATCGAATTCAAAACCCATCTCAAGATTCCTGGAATGGCTGCCCAGaccacataagcccctttcacactgccattccggcaaatacaggggtaaagtgttcctgcaattattccctggtcgctagatttggcactttcacactgccagtgatgacccgggatatgtgcgtgctttcaaacacaacccttgaagatcccgtaacgacacgtgacatcagcgcgtgacgtgtaatgtacgagtcggcAACACTTGGCacattatactttaactgaagcaagcaaacgatctcagtgtcagcgcggaaagtgaggaactaactgatttctgcttcattacagtttgcacatatgttttcatcgcgaatgttgatcttccttcaaaacagccggtaaaagagtcgcgcgataacacgcgtcatcacttcgacacggaattagatctggcttttgttcacacagcgctcgtcctggGTCGAACcctgcaatgttactaggtccctgacccgggttcgattcggtaatcaatccagggacgtggttgctttcacacagaaggcgactcGGCAATGTtccgggaatattgcgggtctgacgtgcagtgtgaaaggggctagagAGGTGTTTGAAGAGCTGAGGAGTGAAGGCGAGCATTTTTGGGGGGTGTTCCAGCCGAGGTGTGAATCGGGCCCCTCCTTGTCCTTTCTAGCCCCTCAGGACAGCTTCAGCGGCTTGTGGTGGACTCCAGCACTACTCGTGGCCAGGGACCTTGATGCTTCAGGAAGGGGAAGTGTTTCACCGTCCTGCAGTGCTGGTTCGGCTTGCCTCGCTTTTCCACTGCTTGGTACGACTCAACTTGGTACGGCACGGTTCGGTTCAAAGTGGGTGGGACTGATCGTTAATAGTTGCCACCTCTACTGTCGTGACATCATCCTAAACGCGCCATATTTCAAACACACAACACAGGAACAATGGAGCCTATCGAGGGGATGGTGTTCATGATTCTCGGCATGTGGATGTTTTAAACTTCAAGAGggagaaatgtgtttaaaatgagGCTGATGGCAGCAAAGCaaattactgagaaaaaaaaaaaaaaaactaaagagtcTCGGAACTCTTACAACGAAGCgaagatgatgacatcactcggTTTGCCCGACGGCAAGCTAATCTTGTTTAGGGTCTCACTGGCTCTGAGTACAGAAGTGTTGGACATCTTTTTGGAGCAAGCATTTCAACTGTGTGTCGGTGTGTTCAGGAGTTCTGTGCTGCAGCAGAGACATTGTTGATACCAGATCAGATTCGTTTTCCAGATCAGGAGAGGTTTAAAGAAATGGCTGCCTACATTGAGTACAGTACCAATACAGTGTATTGGTGCTATTGATGGATCACACATAATAGCACCACAAGACTATCACTGTGACTATTTCAACTGTCAAGACTGGTACTCCATCATCCTTCAAGGTGTTGTGGATGGAAAGGGACTTTTCAGGAATGTGTTCACAGGACTGCCTGGAAGCCTGCATGATGCTCGGGTTTTGAGACTGTCCACACTGTGGGAGGTGGCAAGCCGTGGAAACCAAATACCAGCTAGCACCAAAAACATTGCTGGGGTGAATGTTGGCTACTACATCCTTGGAGACTCTGCCTATCCCTTGCAGAACTGGCTATTAAAACCATTCATTGACACTGGACGGCTAACAGCGGAACAGTGGGTCTACAACATTTATTTacccatttattattaaaaaaaaaaaaaaacatttattataaatataatattaataataaatagcatCATTATAAAGATGTAAGACTCCAGCTTTGATATTTGATCACTGTTTATGATAAATCTGCTTTGCAGTGACattaaattcttaatttattCCAGGAGTGCAAAATTATTAGTCTGTAACATTTGATATTTTGAATAGGAATTATCCCCCATAATGCACTCAATCATGTTTTCTCAGATTTGTGTTCACTTATATGCAATATACAGCATTCATCAGGGCTCTTATCCAATTGTGTGCACATTTGGAGAAATAATTATCACatgttcttttaaatattttgtcatacaGAATAGCATTTTTGTTCATTGTATGCCCAAACACTATTTTAAACCACGACCAGAATATGATACAAATACTCAATAgcggtttaaagtgagtttttagtAAAAATGTACTATTAATCTTTTGAATTTTGATGTAATTAtcaataagattcgggaggagcgcgtcagatacttagcctaatcaacacaggtggaccacaatcaagtactCAATCCCACAGAATcactcttgttttggccttcagGCCTTTTTTAAACAGCCTCCAAAAATGGatattagagc
Protein-coding sequences here:
- the LOC113106540 gene encoding histone H1-like, which encodes MAETAPAAAAPPAKAPKKKSAAKAKKAGPGVSELILKAVSASKERSGVSLAALKKALAAGGYDVEKNNSRVKLALKSLVTKGALLQVKGTGASGSFKISKKQTETKKKAAPKAKKPAAKKPAAAKKPKSAAAKKPAAKKSPKKAKKPAAAKKATKSPKKATKSPKKAKKPAAPKKAAKSPKKAKTAKPKTAKPKAVKPKKAAPKKK